From the Lathyrus oleraceus cultivar Zhongwan6 chromosome 4, CAAS_Psat_ZW6_1.0, whole genome shotgun sequence genome, one window contains:
- the LOC127076009 gene encoding reticulon-like protein B5 yields the protein MADESGSSVTAASGGDSLLEKITEKLHFDESSSDSDSDSHSDSVKPAVSSVKDKVFRLFGREKPVHSVLGGGKPADVFLWKNKKISAGALGVATAIWVFFELLEYHFLTLICHSSILVLALLFLWSNAHTFIHKTPPHIPLVHLPEEPFLQFASALRIEINRGFSALRDIGSGRDLKKFLTVVVGLWILSKLGNWANFLTLFYITFVLLHTVPFFYDKYEDKIDPLAEKALIEIKKQYAVFDEKVLSKVLNKIPIGSLKGKLA from the exons ATGGCTGACGAATCCGGAAGCTCCGTGACGGCGGCGAGCGGCGGCGATTCGTTGCTTGAAAAGATCACAGAGAAGCTTCACTTTGACGAATCGTCCTCCGATTCTGACTCCGATTCTCATTCCGATTCCGTTAAACCGGCCGTTTCATCCGTTAAGGACAAGGTTTTTCGCCTTTTTGGAAGGGAGAAGCCCGTTCATTCCGTTCTCGGCGGCGGAAAGC CTGCTGATGTTTTCTTATGGAAGAACAAGAAGATATCTGCTGGTGCACTCGGTGTAGCAACTGCTATTTGGGTGTTTTTTGAGCTGCTTGAGTATCACTTTCTTACTCTCATTTGTCACAGTTCGATTTTGGTTCTTGCACTATTGTTCTTGTGGTCCAATGCTCATACATTTATTCACAA GACTCCACCTCACATCCCATTAGTTCATCTTCCTGAGGAACCATTTCTGCAGTTTGCATCTGCATTGAGAATTGAAATCAACCGAGGATTTTCTGCCTTGCGCGATATTGGTTCTGGAAGAGATTTGAAGAAATTCCTCACT GTTGTTGTTGGCTTGTGGATTCTATCAAAATTGGGAAACTGGGCCAATTTCTTGACCTTGTTCTACATAA CTTTTGTTTTGTTGCACACAGTTCCTTTCTTTTATGACAAGTATGAGGACAAGATAGACCCTCTGGCTGAAAAGGCGCTCATTGAGATTAAAAAGCAGTATGCAGTGTTTGATGAAAAGGTCTTGAGTAAGGTCTTGAATAAGATCCCAATCGGTTCATTGAAAGGCAAGTTAGCTTAA